The following are from one region of the Simiduia agarivorans SA1 = DSM 21679 genome:
- a CDS encoding CheR family methyltransferase: MSAQSSLDPEHFKKFRDFLHAACGIFLAENKQYLVTTRVLPLLSHFGVADLGALVAELERQRYSPMRDAVIDAMTTNETFWFRDTYPFDVLKDQILPELCNSATSVKIWSAACSSGQEPLSISMAVDEFLQGSPGALRAGVEVLGTDLSPSMLEVARRAEYDRASVLRGLSSQRLQQYFDAIDDNRWRAKPSIARRIQYRALNLQESYGGLGRFHVVFCRNVLIYFNHDLKHDILTRIHRSLEPGGVLFLGASEGLAGASDLYDMVHCNPGIMYRAK; this comes from the coding sequence GTGAGTGCACAAAGCAGTTTAGATCCAGAGCATTTCAAAAAATTCCGTGATTTCCTCCATGCTGCCTGTGGCATTTTTCTTGCCGAAAACAAACAGTACCTGGTGACCACGCGGGTGTTGCCCTTACTGTCACACTTTGGGGTGGCCGATCTGGGCGCGCTGGTAGCCGAACTGGAACGCCAGCGTTACTCGCCCATGCGCGATGCTGTTATCGATGCCATGACCACCAATGAAACCTTCTGGTTTCGTGATACTTACCCTTTTGATGTACTAAAAGACCAGATTTTGCCTGAGCTCTGTAACAGCGCAACGTCGGTCAAGATCTGGTCTGCCGCGTGCAGTTCAGGTCAGGAACCGCTGTCCATCAGTATGGCGGTAGATGAGTTCCTGCAAGGCTCGCCTGGTGCATTGCGCGCGGGCGTTGAAGTGTTGGGGACAGATCTTTCCCCCTCCATGCTGGAGGTGGCCCGGCGAGCTGAGTATGACCGGGCTTCGGTATTGCGCGGTTTATCCAGTCAGCGGTTGCAGCAATACTTCGATGCAATCGACGACAATCGCTGGCGCGCCAAGCCTTCGATAGCCCGCAGGATCCAATACCGGGCGCTCAATCTTCAGGAGAGCTATGGCGGATTGGGGCGTTTTCATGTGGTTTTCTGCCGTAACGTGCTGATTTATTTCAATCACGACCTGAAGCACGACATACTCACGCGCATACACCGTTCGTTAGAACCTGGCGGGGTACTGTTTTTGGGTGCCTCCGAAGGGTTGGCAGGTGCTTCAGATCTCTATGACATGGTGCATTGCAATCCCGGTATCATGTACCGCGCAAAATAG